In Gemmatimonadota bacterium, a single window of DNA contains:
- a CDS encoding insulinase family protein encodes MFHTLRPPAAQWRRAIRWSASLLLGVALPCAPLDAQGGDAFAGIETRTLPNGLKVWLKRFVDEPSVDVTLIVGGGSSLDPAGREELAHFAEHLVFGDRPGLSERALNQQVESLGGKISANTSADRTLFRVTIPAQHAPAAIAWMARLVEERPISQALLDQQRPPILLEMGATPRRAVDWIRALYLDPPSLRRASSWMRDFGLETVADRDFYPYRSLNRTTPDDVRDFMQRFYVPSNMTLVIAGGMSTDSAWTAVSERFGRLPARPAATLPRGVVQVQPRDVTIWTPQREARYLRQLRGAALSSRDRVLVMFLREFLDKRLNDRLRYGADKLVYHPSVQLAMLGDAAVVTLYAATDGARLDAVRVLIDEEVTRLRAGAEADSAFVADRDAIAQRFRLGATGARAMSDAAASFFFATGSGGTMPDMVALYEQVTPAQLAAVLRERFPTGGDNVRLFRPLALSPLVLVAMAALLAWGVVALLRRMMLRPAEMRRLRYVARIRIDAPLVAVSLLIVGGTAAVVARFLAAAARPFLEAVVFPLPGALLQWGMYVVLLALSIAVVVAIGAHIPRKVLVFEDQVRVKYLSYRSVVFPTSDILECRRASFAEVWLGGRLWRCLPLTLGLRTPGLYLRRRDGRALFCRVRDTGELAASIDALRGRPA; translated from the coding sequence TCGCCGGCATCGAGACGAGGACCCTCCCCAACGGGCTCAAGGTCTGGCTCAAGCGCTTCGTGGACGAGCCGAGCGTCGACGTGACCCTCATCGTCGGCGGGGGCTCCTCGCTCGATCCGGCCGGCCGTGAGGAACTCGCGCACTTTGCGGAGCACCTCGTCTTTGGCGACCGCCCCGGGCTTTCCGAACGGGCGCTCAACCAGCAGGTCGAGTCGCTGGGCGGCAAGATCTCCGCCAACACCTCGGCCGACCGCACGCTCTTCCGGGTCACGATCCCTGCACAGCACGCCCCGGCGGCCATCGCCTGGATGGCCCGCCTCGTCGAGGAACGTCCCATCTCCCAGGCGCTGCTCGACCAGCAACGACCGCCGATCCTGCTCGAGATGGGTGCCACGCCGCGACGCGCGGTGGACTGGATTCGTGCCCTCTATCTCGATCCGCCATCCCTGCGCAGAGCCAGCAGCTGGATGCGCGATTTCGGGCTGGAGACGGTGGCCGATCGCGACTTCTATCCGTACCGCAGCCTCAATCGCACGACGCCCGACGACGTGCGGGACTTCATGCAGCGCTTCTATGTCCCCTCGAACATGACGCTGGTGATCGCCGGGGGGATGTCGACGGATTCAGCATGGACCGCAGTGAGCGAGCGCTTCGGCCGGCTGCCGGCGCGACCGGCAGCGACGCTGCCACGCGGCGTCGTGCAGGTACAGCCTCGCGACGTCACCATCTGGACTCCGCAGCGGGAGGCGCGGTACCTGCGCCAGCTGCGCGGAGCCGCGCTGTCGTCTCGGGACCGCGTGCTCGTCATGTTCCTCCGCGAGTTCCTCGACAAGCGACTGAACGATCGCCTGCGCTACGGGGCCGACAAGCTCGTGTATCATCCGTCCGTGCAGCTGGCGATGCTGGGCGATGCGGCGGTCGTCACGCTCTACGCGGCGACGGATGGCGCGCGCCTCGATGCCGTACGCGTCTTGATCGACGAGGAAGTCACGCGCCTCCGGGCTGGAGCGGAGGCCGACAGCGCCTTCGTGGCCGATCGTGACGCCATCGCGCAACGATTCCGATTGGGGGCGACCGGTGCCCGCGCGATGAGCGACGCCGCCGCCTCGTTCTTCTTCGCGACCGGGAGCGGGGGGACGATGCCCGACATGGTCGCGCTGTACGAGCAGGTCACGCCAGCGCAGCTGGCGGCGGTGCTGCGCGAGCGGTTCCCCACCGGCGGCGACAACGTGCGCCTGTTTCGACCGCTCGCTCTGTCACCGCTGGTCCTGGTCGCCATGGCCGCGCTGTTGGCCTGGGGGGTCGTCGCTCTCCTGCGTCGGATGATGCTGCGCCCCGCCGAGATGCGCCGGCTGCGCTACGTCGCGCGCATTCGCATCGACGCCCCCCTCGTCGCCGTTTCGCTGTTAATCGTTGGGGGAACCGCGGCGGTGGTCGCCCGTTTCCTCGCCGCCGCCGCCCGCCCGTTTCTCGAGGCAGTCGTCTTCCCACTGCCCGGTGCACTCCTGCAATGGGGGATGTACGTCGTGCTCCTGGCGCTGAGCATCGCGGTGGTGGTCGCCATCGGGGCGCACATCCCGCGCAAGGTCCTCGTCTTCGAAGACCAGGTGCGCGTCAAGTATCTCAGCTACCGCTCCGTGGTCTTTCCCACATCCGACATCCTCGAGTGCCGGCGGGCATCGTTCGCCGAGGTCTGGCTGGGGGGACGGCTGTGGCGCTGCCTGCCGCTCACCCTCGGGCTCCGGACCCCGGGACTGTACCTGCGACGCCGCGACGGGCGCGCGCTCTTCTGCCGCGTGCGAGATACCGGCGAGTTGGCGGCATCGATCGACGCGCTGCGCGGACGCCCGGCGTAG
- a CDS encoding squalene/phytoene synthase family protein — protein sequence MSRHDSVRTRLEAGERQRLDDLLTKSSRTFALTIPLLPEPTRLEVTLAYLLFRVADTLEDATRWSTPRKLAELDAFAALVDSRDPMQASSLALQWGAEPPLDEPGYLELLGELPFVMRATRTLAPDSWAIIARHAVRTTRGMATFVSRETDGPVHLRDLADLRAYCYTVAGIVGEMLTELFLLGRKQLTAIAGELRADASAFGEGLQLVNILKDADADAAEGRRFLPSGADRAGIFQLAFDGLDAASRYCARLEAAGAERGLLASTALPIVLARATLERVQRLGPGAKLGRAQVAALVARLQGAIAIGRLGEFVTEGQTVRS from the coding sequence ATGTCTCGGCACGATTCGGTTCGTACGCGTCTGGAAGCGGGCGAGCGGCAGCGCCTCGACGACCTGCTCACCAAGTCGAGTCGTACATTCGCGCTGACGATCCCGCTCCTCCCCGAGCCCACGCGGCTCGAGGTGACGCTCGCGTATCTCCTCTTCCGGGTCGCCGACACGCTGGAGGACGCCACCCGCTGGTCCACCCCCCGCAAGCTGGCGGAGCTCGATGCCTTTGCGGCGCTGGTGGACTCGCGCGATCCGATGCAGGCCTCCTCGCTCGCCCTGCAGTGGGGGGCCGAGCCGCCGCTCGATGAGCCCGGGTACCTGGAATTGCTGGGTGAGTTGCCCTTCGTGATGCGGGCGACGCGCACGCTCGCCCCTGATTCATGGGCCATCATCGCGCGTCATGCGGTACGGACGACGCGCGGGATGGCGACGTTCGTCTCGCGCGAGACGGACGGGCCGGTGCACCTGCGCGATCTCGCCGACCTGCGCGCGTACTGCTACACGGTGGCCGGGATCGTCGGCGAGATGCTCACGGAGCTCTTCCTCCTCGGGCGCAAGCAGCTGACGGCGATTGCCGGGGAGCTGCGCGCCGACGCCTCGGCCTTTGGCGAGGGGTTGCAGCTGGTGAACATCCTGAAAGACGCCGACGCCGATGCGGCCGAGGGGCGTCGCTTCCTCCCGAGTGGTGCCGATCGCGCCGGGATCTTCCAGCTCGCCTTCGATGGGCTGGACGCGGCGTCCCGCTACTGCGCCCGCCTCGAGGCGGCTGGCGCCGAGCGCGGACTGCTGGCGTCGACCGCGCTGCCAATCGTCCTTGCCCGCGCCACGCTCGAGCGGGTGCAACGCCTGGGCCCCGGCGCCAAGCTGGGGCGTGCGCAGGTGGCGGCACTCGTCGCGCGCCTGCAGGGGGCGATTGCCATCGGCCGGTTGGGCGAGTTCGTCACCGAGGGGCAGACGGTTCGCTCGTAG